A single window of Polaribacter sp. SA4-10 DNA harbors:
- the fbaA gene encoding class II fructose-bisphosphate aldolase has translation MSHNIKPGVATGKEVQAIFKLAKEKGFALPAVNVIGSNTINGVLETARDLNAPVIIQFSNGGAQFNAGKGLSNENEKAAIAGAVAGAKHIHELAVAYGVPVILHTDHAAKKLLPWIDGLLDASEKHFAETGKSLYSSHMIDLSEEPLEENIEICKTYLARMSKMDMTLEIELGITGGEEDGVDNSDVDVSKLYTQPEEVAYAYEELLKVSPQFTIAAAFGNVHGVYKPGNVKLTPKILKNSQEFITKKYGVEENHIDFVFHGGSGSTVEEIREAIGYGVIKMNIDTDMQFAFTEGIRDYMQGKAAYLATQIGNPDGAEQPNKKYYDPRKWLREGEETFKTRLKQAFADLNNVDTL, from the coding sequence ATGAGTCATAATATAAAACCTGGAGTAGCAACAGGAAAAGAAGTACAAGCAATTTTTAAGCTAGCTAAAGAAAAAGGATTTGCATTACCAGCTGTAAATGTTATTGGTTCTAACACAATAAATGGTGTTTTAGAAACTGCAAGAGATTTAAATGCACCCGTAATCATTCAATTCTCAAATGGTGGAGCACAATTTAATGCAGGTAAAGGATTATCTAATGAAAATGAAAAAGCAGCAATTGCAGGAGCAGTTGCAGGAGCAAAACATATTCATGAATTAGCTGTAGCTTATGGAGTTCCTGTAATTTTACATACAGATCATGCGGCAAAGAAATTATTACCTTGGATAGATGGTTTATTAGATGCAAGTGAAAAACACTTTGCAGAAACTGGTAAATCTTTATACAGCTCTCACATGATTGATTTATCTGAAGAGCCTTTAGAAGAAAATATTGAAATTTGTAAAACTTATTTAGCAAGAATGAGTAAAATGGATATGACTTTAGAAATTGAGTTAGGAATTACAGGTGGTGAAGAAGATGGAGTAGATAATTCTGATGTAGATGTTTCTAAATTATATACGCAACCAGAAGAAGTTGCATATGCTTATGAAGAGTTATTAAAAGTTTCTCCTCAATTTACAATTGCTGCAGCGTTTGGTAACGTTCATGGTGTTTATAAACCAGGAAACGTAAAGTTAACTCCAAAAATTTTAAAGAATTCTCAAGAATTTATCACAAAAAAATATGGTGTTGAAGAAAACCATATCGATTTTGTATTTCACGGAGGTTCTGGTTCTACAGTAGAAGAAATTAGAGAAGCAATTGGCTACGGAGTTATTAAAATGAATATTGATACGGACATGCAATTTGCTTTTACAGAAGGTATTAGAGACTACATGCAAGGTAAAGCAGCTTATTTAGCTACTCAAATTGGAAACCCTGATGGGGCTGAACAACCTAACAAAAAATACTATGACCCAAGAAAATGGTTACGTGAAGGTGAAGAAACTTTTAAAACACGTTTAAAACAAGCATTTGCAGATTTAAATAATGTAGATACTTTATAA
- the accD gene encoding acetyl-CoA carboxylase, carboxyltransferase subunit beta produces the protein MAWFKRTDKGIQTLTEDKKDTPKGLWYKTPSGKIIDTEELKRNLYVSPEDGYHVRIGSKEYFELLFDDNKFEELNETLTSKDPLKFEDTKKYPDRLKAAQEKTKLKDAVRTAVGKSLGKDIVIAAMDFAFIGGSMGSVVGEKIARAIDYAIKNKIPFLMVSKSGGARMMEASLSLMQLVKTSAKLAQLAEVKIPYISLCTDPTTGGTTASYAMLGDINIAEPKALIAFAGPRVVKDTTGKDLPEGFQKSEFVLEHGFLDAIYERKFLKKQINLYIDLIQNLPIRA, from the coding sequence ATGGCTTGGTTTAAAAGAACAGATAAAGGGATTCAAACCCTTACAGAAGATAAAAAAGACACTCCAAAAGGTTTATGGTATAAAACACCTAGTGGAAAAATTATAGACACAGAAGAACTAAAGAGAAACTTATATGTTAGTCCAGAAGATGGTTATCATGTAAGAATTGGTAGTAAAGAATATTTCGAACTTTTATTTGATGATAATAAATTTGAAGAGTTAAATGAAACCCTAACTTCTAAAGACCCTTTAAAATTTGAAGACACAAAAAAATATCCAGACAGATTAAAAGCAGCACAAGAAAAAACAAAATTGAAAGATGCTGTAAGAACTGCTGTTGGTAAGTCTTTAGGCAAAGATATTGTAATTGCTGCTATGGATTTTGCTTTTATTGGTGGTTCTATGGGTTCTGTTGTAGGTGAAAAAATTGCAAGAGCAATAGATTATGCTATTAAAAATAAAATTCCGTTTTTAATGGTTTCAAAATCAGGAGGCGCAAGAATGATGGAAGCCTCACTTTCTTTAATGCAATTAGTAAAAACATCTGCAAAATTAGCACAATTAGCAGAAGTTAAAATTCCTTATATTTCTTTATGTACAGATCCAACTACTGGAGGTACAACAGCTTCTTACGCAATGCTTGGTGATATTAATATTGCAGAACCAAAAGCATTAATTGCTTTTGCAGGACCAAGAGTAGTAAAAGATACAACTGGTAAAGATTTGCCAGAAGGATTTCAAAAATCTGAATTTGTTTTAGAACATGGTTTTTTAGATGCTATTTACGAGCGTAAATTCTTGAAAAAGCAAATAAATTTATATATAGATTTAATACAAAACCTACCTATTAGAGCATAA
- the rpsO gene encoding 30S ribosomal protein S15 → MYLTKEVKESIFEKHGKGKNDTGTSEGQIALFTHRIKHLTEHLKTNRKDFNTERSLVLLVGKRRSLLAYLKKTEINRYRAIIKELGLRK, encoded by the coding sequence ATGTATTTAACTAAAGAAGTAAAAGAAAGCATCTTCGAAAAACACGGTAAAGGAAAAAACGATACTGGTACTTCAGAAGGTCAAATTGCTTTATTCACTCACAGAATTAAGCATTTAACAGAACATTTAAAAACGAATCGTAAAGATTTTAACACTGAGCGTTCATTAGTATTGCTAGTAGGTAAACGTAGAAGTTTATTAGCTTACCTAAAGAAAACCGAAATCAATAGATATCGTGCAATAATTAAAGAATTAGGACTTAGAAAATAA
- a CDS encoding polyribonucleotide nucleotidyltransferase: MIPKVFREVIDLGDGREISIETGKLAKQAHGSVVVQSGKCMMLCTVVSNYEQKDLGFLPLTVDYREKFAAAGRYPGGFFKREARPSDGEVLTMRLVDRVLRPLFPKDYTAETQVMIQLMSHDEDVMPDAMAGLAASAAIQLSDFPFECAISEARVGRINGEFIINPTRAQLAESDIDMMIGASADSVMMVEGEMDEISEEEMADAIKFAHEAIKVQCAAQLRLAEAFGKKEVREYEGAREDKELEKKVHDMAYDKVYAIAEAGSAKHERTAAFKEIKEAIKATFSEEELAEYGGLVSDYYRKAEKAAIRDLTLNVGLRLDGRKTDEIRPIWSEVDYLPSVHGSAIFTRGETQALATVTLGTSRDANKIDMPSFEGEENFYLHYNFPPFCTGEARPIRGTSRREVGHGNLAQRGLKGMIPADCPYTVRVVSEVLESNGSSSMATVCAGTMALMDAGVQMTRPVSGIAMGLISDAESGKYAVLSDILGDEDHLGDMDFKVTGTSEGITACQMDIKVKGLGYEILVNALKQAREGRLHILGKITETISTANVEVKEHAPKMINRRIPNDMIGAFIGPGGKHIQELQKETGTTIVITEDAVTEEGIIEILGTDPAGIEQVITRIESMLFKPTVGSAYEVKVIKMLDFGAVVEYAEAPGNEVLLHVSELAWERTENVSDVVKMGDVFDVKYFGLDPRTRKEKVSRKALLPKPEGYVARPPRDDKRSGGRDNRSRDTRGRDDRKPREPRKEE; this comes from the coding sequence ATGATTCCAAAAGTATTTAGAGAGGTTATAGACCTTGGTGATGGTAGAGAAATTTCTATCGAAACCGGAAAATTAGCAAAACAAGCTCATGGTAGTGTTGTTGTGCAATCAGGAAAATGTATGATGTTGTGTACAGTTGTTTCCAATTACGAACAAAAAGATCTTGGTTTTCTTCCTTTAACAGTAGATTACAGAGAAAAATTTGCAGCTGCAGGACGTTATCCAGGTGGTTTCTTCAAAAGAGAAGCGAGACCAAGTGATGGCGAAGTATTAACAATGCGTTTAGTAGACCGTGTTTTACGTCCATTATTCCCAAAAGATTATACTGCAGAAACACAAGTGATGATTCAGTTAATGTCTCATGACGAAGATGTGATGCCAGATGCAATGGCAGGTTTAGCAGCATCGGCAGCTATTCAATTATCAGATTTCCCTTTTGAATGCGCAATCTCTGAAGCAAGAGTTGGTCGTATCAACGGTGAATTTATTATCAACCCAACAAGAGCACAATTAGCAGAATCTGACATCGATATGATGATTGGAGCTTCCGCTGATTCTGTAATGATGGTTGAAGGTGAAATGGATGAAATTTCTGAAGAAGAAATGGCAGACGCTATTAAGTTTGCACACGAAGCTATTAAAGTACAATGTGCTGCTCAATTAAGATTAGCAGAAGCATTTGGAAAGAAAGAAGTTCGTGAATATGAAGGCGCAAGAGAAGATAAAGAGTTAGAGAAAAAGGTTCATGATATGGCATACGATAAAGTATATGCTATCGCTGAAGCTGGATCTGCTAAACATGAGAGAACTGCTGCATTTAAAGAAATAAAAGAAGCGATTAAAGCTACTTTTTCTGAAGAAGAATTAGCAGAATATGGTGGTTTAGTTTCTGATTATTATCGCAAAGCTGAAAAAGCTGCGATTAGAGATTTAACCTTAAATGTAGGCTTACGTTTAGATGGTCGTAAAACGGATGAAATTAGACCAATTTGGTCAGAAGTAGATTATTTACCATCAGTTCATGGTTCTGCAATCTTTACACGTGGAGAAACGCAAGCTTTAGCTACAGTTACTCTAGGAACGTCAAGAGATGCAAACAAAATAGATATGCCCTCTTTCGAAGGTGAAGAAAATTTCTATTTACATTATAACTTCCCTCCTTTTTGTACAGGTGAAGCAAGACCAATTCGTGGAACCTCTCGTAGAGAAGTTGGACATGGTAACTTAGCACAACGTGGATTAAAAGGAATGATTCCTGCAGATTGTCCTTATACGGTAAGAGTTGTATCTGAAGTTTTAGAATCTAATGGTTCTTCTTCTATGGCTACTGTTTGTGCTGGTACAATGGCATTAATGGATGCGGGTGTTCAAATGACAAGACCAGTTTCTGGGATTGCAATGGGATTGATTTCTGATGCTGAGTCTGGAAAATACGCTGTATTATCTGATATTTTAGGTGATGAAGATCACTTAGGAGATATGGATTTTAAAGTAACTGGTACTTCTGAAGGAATTACTGCTTGCCAGATGGATATTAAAGTAAAAGGATTGGGTTACGAAATTTTAGTGAATGCACTAAAACAAGCTCGTGAAGGTCGTTTACATATTTTAGGAAAAATAACTGAGACCATTTCTACTGCAAACGTAGAGGTTAAAGAACATGCTCCTAAAATGATTAACAGACGTATTCCTAATGATATGATTGGAGCATTTATTGGTCCAGGAGGTAAACATATTCAGGAGTTACAAAAAGAAACAGGAACTACAATTGTTATTACTGAAGACGCTGTTACTGAAGAAGGAATTATCGAAATATTAGGTACAGATCCTGCAGGAATAGAACAAGTAATTACTCGTATTGAATCAATGTTGTTCAAACCTACAGTTGGAAGTGCTTATGAAGTGAAGGTAATTAAAATGTTAGATTTTGGTGCTGTAGTAGAATATGCAGAAGCTCCAGGAAATGAAGTTTTATTACATGTAAGTGAATTAGCTTGGGAACGTACAGAAAATGTTTCTGATGTTGTAAAAATGGGAGATGTTTTTGATGTGAAGTACTTTGGTTTAGACCCAAGAACTCGTAAAGAAAAAGTATCTAGAAAAGCATTGTTACCAAAACCAG